From Streptomyces griseorubiginosus, one genomic window encodes:
- a CDS encoding AAA family ATPase: protein MDRPILEREPELARLAAAAREAADGAGSVVLVLGEAGIGKSSLVKALPEHLPHGTRVLVGECDDLATRRPLGPFRDLIGSVGDALADAVTEGGDRHRVHEALLEELRGAVLVVEDVHWADEASLDALRFLVRRMERLPALLVLTYRDDELSREHPLRHLLGQVSRAPRVHRLPLARLSLDAVRTLSAGRVDPAQVYAVTGGNPFFVAEILAAGGTGRVPPTVVDAVLARLRGLPGATVDALEQLAVVPSAVERPLVDALLGDPHFGDLSLGGQPLGGPSLGDAPLGGSAPAREAAVGDGGPREAAVQQGGPREATTQEGGPREAATQEGDPSEATMQQGGPRESTARQGASREAAARQDDPRESTAQQGASRQPAAQQDGPREPAADPHAPREAGLSVAAAVGQRGPLPRGTSVPAAVGQHGPLPPGVPVPTAVGPHAPPPGGVAVLAAAEQRGLLAVTPERVAFRHELIRRAVVDSLPAARRIELNRAVLAALVARPGSDAARIVHHAAQAGDQDAIARYGPDAAREASSAGAHREAAAHLQLVLRGRGRYSPSELADLLERYAVETYTIADSAAAVAAQREAVALRRALGDSLALGADLRWLSRIHWWAGNADQAQEAAREAVAVLEHAGDDRLLALAVSNTAQLRMLSERYAEAVEHGERAITLARKAGDPAILAHALNNVGTARWRSGDPGGRAQLEESLDVALAAGEVEHACRSYANIIWTLLDNLQYDEADTFLPPAMELADRAEHLGFLNYLHVELAMRRLAAADWGDAEKQAEYGMHDFIPARCPALTVLARVRTRCGRPGADELLDEAWEIAVGTKELQRTGPVAVARAEAAWLRGDMRAVVEAAAPVHAQASRLPGAPYRAELGYWLTKAGHPPPPDDSDHPYALQARGQWRRAATVWEAVGCPYEHAAALAESPDPADKLTALAAFDALGAEPAARLLRVELRRLGVRRIPRGPLAATRENPAGLTERQLQVIRLLAEGLTNAEIAARLVVSVRTVDNHVRAVLDKLGAPSRRWAAVRAAELGLLADGSQT, encoded by the coding sequence GTGGATCGGCCGATCCTCGAGCGCGAGCCCGAGCTGGCGCGACTGGCCGCGGCCGCGCGGGAGGCGGCGGACGGGGCCGGATCCGTGGTGCTCGTCCTCGGTGAGGCCGGCATCGGCAAGTCGAGCCTGGTGAAGGCCCTTCCCGAGCACCTCCCGCACGGCACCCGCGTCCTCGTGGGGGAGTGCGACGACCTCGCCACCCGGCGCCCGCTCGGCCCTTTCCGCGACCTCATCGGCAGCGTCGGGGACGCACTCGCCGACGCCGTGACGGAGGGCGGCGACCGCCACCGCGTCCACGAGGCGCTGCTCGAGGAACTGCGCGGAGCGGTCCTCGTCGTCGAGGACGTCCACTGGGCCGACGAGGCCTCCCTGGACGCCCTGCGCTTCCTGGTCCGGCGCATGGAGCGGCTGCCCGCCCTGCTGGTGCTGACCTACCGGGACGACGAGCTGAGCCGCGAGCATCCCCTACGGCACCTGCTGGGCCAGGTGTCCCGGGCGCCGCGTGTGCACCGGCTGCCGCTGGCCCGGCTGTCCCTGGACGCCGTACGCACCCTCAGCGCGGGCCGCGTCGATCCCGCCCAGGTGTACGCGGTCACGGGCGGCAACCCTTTCTTCGTCGCCGAGATCCTCGCCGCCGGCGGTACCGGGAGAGTGCCCCCGACCGTCGTCGACGCCGTGCTCGCCCGGTTGCGGGGGTTGCCCGGGGCCACCGTGGACGCGCTGGAGCAACTGGCCGTGGTCCCGTCGGCGGTCGAACGCCCGCTGGTCGACGCGCTGTTGGGAGACCCGCACTTCGGTGACCTGTCGCTGGGGGGTCAGCCGCTCGGTGGCCCGTCGCTGGGGGACGCGCCGCTGGGTGGCTCGGCGCCGGCCCGCGAGGCCGCGGTTGGGGATGGTGGTCCGCGCGAGGCCGCGGTTCAGCAAGGTGGTCCCCGCGAGGCCACCACGCAAGAAGGTGGTCCCCGCGAGGCCGCCACGCAAGAAGGTGATCCGAGCGAGGCCACCATGCAACAAGGTGGTCCCCGCGAGTCCACGGCTCGACAAGGCGCGTCTCGCGAGGCCGCCGCGCGACAGGATGATCCCCGCGAGTCCACGGCTCAACAAGGCGCCTCTCGCCAGCCCGCCGCTCAACAAGACGGCCCCCGCGAGCCCGCAGCCGACCCCCATGCCCCCCGGGAGGCCGGACTGTCTGTCGCGGCCGCGGTCGGCCAGCGCGGCCCGCTTCCGCGGGGCACGTCCGTCCCAGCCGCAGTCGGACAGCACGGCCCCCTCCCTCCTGGCGTACCCGTCCCGACGGCGGTCGGACCGCACGCCCCGCCCCCCGGCGGAGTCGCCGTCCTCGCCGCCGCCGAGCAGCGCGGTCTGCTCGCCGTCACTCCCGAACGGGTCGCGTTCCGGCACGAGTTGATCCGCCGGGCCGTCGTCGACTCCCTCCCCGCCGCCCGCCGTATCGAGCTCAACCGGGCCGTCCTCGCGGCCCTCGTCGCCCGCCCCGGCTCCGACGCCGCGCGGATCGTCCACCATGCCGCCCAGGCCGGCGACCAGGACGCCATCGCCCGCTACGGCCCCGACGCGGCACGCGAAGCCTCCTCGGCGGGTGCCCACCGCGAGGCCGCCGCCCACCTGCAACTCGTGCTGCGCGGACGCGGCCGCTATTCGCCCTCCGAACTCGCCGACCTGCTCGAACGCTACGCCGTGGAGACCTACACCATCGCCGACTCGGCCGCCGCCGTCGCCGCCCAGCGGGAGGCCGTCGCCCTGCGCAGGGCCCTCGGTGACAGCCTCGCCCTCGGTGCCGACCTGCGCTGGCTGTCCCGCATCCACTGGTGGGCCGGCAACGCCGACCAGGCCCAGGAGGCCGCCCGGGAGGCGGTCGCGGTCCTTGAACACGCGGGCGACGACCGGCTGTTGGCGCTCGCCGTCAGCAACACCGCCCAACTGCGCATGCTCTCCGAGCGCTACGCCGAAGCCGTCGAACACGGCGAGCGCGCCATCACCCTGGCCCGCAAGGCCGGCGACCCCGCGATCCTCGCGCACGCCCTCAACAACGTCGGCACCGCCCGCTGGCGCTCCGGAGACCCCGGCGGGCGGGCGCAGTTGGAGGAGAGCCTCGACGTCGCGCTCGCCGCCGGCGAGGTCGAGCACGCCTGCCGCTCCTACGCCAACATCATCTGGACGCTGCTCGACAACCTCCAGTACGACGAGGCCGACACCTTCCTGCCCCCGGCGATGGAACTCGCCGACCGCGCCGAGCACTTGGGCTTCCTCAACTACCTCCACGTCGAGCTCGCCATGCGCAGACTCGCCGCCGCGGACTGGGGCGACGCCGAGAAGCAGGCCGAGTACGGCATGCACGACTTCATCCCGGCCCGCTGCCCCGCCCTGACCGTGCTCGCCCGGGTCCGCACCCGCTGCGGTCGGCCCGGCGCCGACGAACTCCTCGACGAGGCCTGGGAGATCGCCGTAGGGACGAAGGAACTGCAGCGCACCGGGCCGGTGGCGGTGGCGCGGGCGGAAGCGGCCTGGCTGCGCGGGGACATGCGGGCGGTGGTCGAGGCGGCTGCACCCGTCCACGCCCAGGCGAGCCGGCTGCCCGGCGCCCCCTACCGCGCCGAACTCGGCTACTGGCTCACCAAGGCGGGCCACCCTCCACCGCCGGACGACTCCGACCACCCGTACGCGTTGCAGGCCCGCGGGCAGTGGCGCCGGGCCGCCACGGTCTGGGAGGCCGTGGGATGCCCCTACGAACACGCCGCCGCGCTCGCCGAGAGCCCGGACCCCGCCGACAAACTGACCGCGCTCGCCGCCTTCGACGCGCTGGGCGCCGAACCGGCCGCCCGGCTGCTCCGCGTCGAGCTGCGGCGGCTCGGCGTGCGCCGCATCCCCCGCGGCCCCCTCGCCGCGACCCGTGAGAACCCCGCGGGGCTCACCGAGCGCCAGCTCCAGGTCATACGCTTGCTCGCCGAAGGGCTGACCAACGCGGAGATCGCCGCCCGGCTCGTCGTGTCCGTCCGGACCGTCGACAACCACGTGCGGGCCGTGCTCGACAAACTCGGCGCGCCCAGCAGGCGCTGGGCCGCCGTACGCGCCGCGGAGCTGGGACTGCTGGCCGACGGTTCGCAAACGTAG
- a CDS encoding LysR substrate-binding domain-containing protein: MTDSPASPSFRLAYVPGVTPAKWVRIWQERLPDIPLELLQVTASEASDVLRDGRADAGLVRLPVDRTVFSAIPLYTETTVVVVPKDHVVTAAEEVTLEDLADEVVVHPLDDVIGWERPPGEPAFERPATTADAIELVAANIGVLVVPQSLARLHHRRDLTYRPVADAPESAVALSWREDATTDMVEDFIGIVRGRTVNSSRGRAQPQPEQKKGAAGKGAGRAGAGTGKGAGRGAAGGTKGSRGGGSGRTGGGAAKGTAGRRGKPKRRG, encoded by the coding sequence GTGACAGACTCGCCAGCATCCCCGTCCTTCCGGCTCGCGTACGTCCCCGGGGTGACGCCCGCCAAGTGGGTGCGGATCTGGCAGGAGCGCCTGCCCGACATCCCCCTGGAGCTCCTCCAGGTGACGGCTTCCGAGGCCTCCGATGTGTTGCGCGACGGCCGCGCGGACGCCGGGCTCGTGCGACTCCCGGTCGACCGTACGGTGTTCAGCGCGATCCCCCTCTACACCGAGACGACGGTCGTCGTGGTCCCCAAGGACCACGTGGTGACCGCGGCCGAGGAGGTCACCCTGGAGGACCTCGCCGACGAGGTCGTCGTCCACCCCCTCGACGACGTCATCGGCTGGGAGCGGCCGCCCGGCGAACCGGCCTTCGAACGCCCGGCCACCACGGCCGACGCGATCGAGCTGGTGGCGGCGAACATCGGTGTCCTCGTCGTCCCCCAGTCCCTGGCCCGCCTCCACCACCGCCGCGACCTCACCTACCGACCGGTCGCCGACGCCCCGGAGTCCGCCGTCGCCCTCTCCTGGCGCGAGGACGCCACGACGGACATGGTCGAGGACTTCATCGGCATCGTCAGGGGCCGCACGGTGAACAGCTCCCGGGGACGGGCTCAGCCGCAGCCGGAGCAGAAGAAGGGGGCCGCCGGGAAGGGCGCCGGCAGGGCGGGGGCGGGTACCGGGAAGGGAGCGGGGCGGGGTGCCGCCGGCGGGACCAAGGGGTCCAGGGGCGGCGGGTCGGGGAGGACCGGCGGGGGTGCCGCCAAAGGCACGGCGGGCCGCCGGGGCAAGCCCAAGCGCAGGGGGTAG
- a CDS encoding GDSL-type esterase/lipase family protein: MHDWITTPVTAELLRGALDVEQTELGVLPHRLPARARAQNTDEQLAMAESQPAGVRLVFRTRATSVELETLPTKRTYVGAPPRPDGLYDLVVDGSPAGQGSVLSGNVITVDMEAGTSEVRPGAPGTVRFDGLSGEVKDVEIWLPHNETTELIALRTDAPVEPAPPGGRRVWLHHGSSISHGSDAASPSRTWPAVAATLGGVELVNLGLAGSALLDPFTARAVRDTPADVISLKIGINIVNHDVMRLRAFGPAVHGFLDTVREGHPDTPLLVVSPILCPIHEDTPGPCFPDFSGISEGRFKFRTLGDPAERASGKLTLQVIREELARIVKQRSAEDPHLHYLDGRELYGESDTEDLPLPDDLHPDAATHHRMGERFARLTFGTDGVFAGE; this comes from the coding sequence ATGCACGACTGGATCACCACACCCGTCACCGCCGAGCTGCTGCGCGGCGCGCTCGACGTGGAGCAGACCGAGCTCGGGGTGCTGCCGCACCGGCTGCCCGCGCGGGCCCGCGCCCAGAACACCGACGAACAGCTGGCCATGGCCGAGTCCCAGCCGGCCGGGGTACGGCTGGTCTTCCGCACCCGGGCCACCTCTGTGGAGCTGGAGACGCTGCCGACCAAGCGGACCTACGTGGGCGCGCCGCCCCGGCCGGACGGTCTCTACGACCTGGTGGTCGACGGCTCGCCGGCCGGTCAGGGCAGTGTGCTCAGCGGCAACGTCATCACCGTCGACATGGAGGCGGGCACGTCGGAGGTGCGGCCGGGGGCGCCCGGGACGGTCCGTTTCGACGGGCTGTCCGGCGAGGTCAAGGACGTGGAGATCTGGCTGCCGCACAACGAGACCACCGAGCTGATCGCGCTGCGCACCGACGCGCCCGTCGAGCCGGCGCCTCCCGGGGGGCGCCGGGTGTGGCTGCACCACGGCAGCTCCATCAGCCACGGCTCCGACGCGGCGAGCCCCTCACGGACCTGGCCCGCGGTCGCCGCGACGCTGGGCGGGGTGGAGTTGGTCAACCTGGGTCTCGCGGGCAGCGCGCTGCTCGACCCGTTCACCGCGCGGGCGGTCCGGGACACTCCCGCCGACGTGATCAGCCTCAAGATCGGCATCAACATCGTCAACCATGACGTGATGCGGCTGCGGGCCTTCGGTCCGGCGGTCCACGGCTTTCTCGACACAGTCCGCGAGGGCCACCCGGACACGCCCCTGCTGGTCGTCTCGCCGATCCTGTGCCCGATCCACGAGGACACGCCGGGGCCCTGCTTTCCGGACTTCAGCGGGATCAGCGAGGGCCGGTTCAAGTTCAGGACACTGGGTGACCCGGCGGAACGCGCGAGCGGCAAGCTGACCCTCCAGGTGATCCGCGAGGAACTGGCCCGGATCGTCAAGCAGCGGTCCGCCGAGGACCCCCACCTCCACTACCTGGACGGCCGCGAGCTGTACGGAGAGTCCGACACGGAGGACCTCCCCCTCCCGGACGACCTCCACCCCGACGCGGCGACACACCACCGCATGGGCGAACGCTTCGCCCGGCTGACCTTCGGGACGGACGGGGTGTTCGCCGGCGAGTGA
- a CDS encoding DUF5997 family protein, producing the protein MTSHQNTQTMKPATAAKKLGVYLPATPAEFQEGVVSRAELNELQTNPPQWLQDLRRNGPHPRPVVAARLGVSIAGLARGGVTEALTTEQIEALREDNPEWLEKERATQAEVRKEAARLKEKKAQQQD; encoded by the coding sequence ATGACGTCGCACCAGAACACCCAGACGATGAAGCCCGCGACCGCGGCGAAGAAGCTGGGTGTGTACCTCCCCGCCACCCCCGCCGAGTTCCAGGAGGGTGTCGTCTCGCGCGCCGAGCTGAACGAGCTCCAGACGAACCCGCCCCAGTGGCTGCAGGACCTGCGACGCAACGGCCCGCACCCCCGCCCGGTCGTCGCGGCCCGGCTCGGTGTGTCCATCGCCGGGCTCGCCCGGGGCGGGGTCACCGAGGCGCTCACCACCGAGCAGATCGAGGCGCTGCGCGAGGACAACCCGGAGTGGCTGGAGAAGGAGCGCGCCACACAGGCGGAGGTCCGCAAGGAGGCCGCACGCCTCAAGGAGAAGAAGGCCCAGCAGCAAGACTGA
- a CDS encoding FBP domain-containing protein, with product MEPLTEQEIRTAFVNCTKGEAKRLSVPRDLADRPWEDLDYLGWRDPQAPDRAYLVTVLDGRPKAVHLRAGTRGFSQTRKSMCSMCLTTHTGGVSLMVAPKAGKAGQQGNSVGAYICDDLACSLYVRGKRDAGAGARLHETLTLEEKVQRTVTNLAAFVAKVLGP from the coding sequence ATGGAACCGCTGACCGAGCAAGAGATCCGAACCGCCTTCGTGAACTGCACCAAGGGCGAGGCGAAGCGCCTGTCCGTCCCGCGCGACCTGGCCGACCGGCCGTGGGAGGACCTCGACTACCTCGGCTGGCGCGATCCGCAGGCGCCCGACCGGGCCTATCTCGTGACCGTGCTGGACGGCCGTCCGAAGGCCGTCCATCTGCGGGCCGGTACGCGCGGCTTCTCGCAGACACGGAAGAGCATGTGCTCGATGTGCCTGACCACCCACACCGGTGGGGTCTCCCTGATGGTCGCCCCGAAGGCGGGCAAGGCCGGGCAGCAGGGCAACTCGGTCGGCGCCTACATATGCGACGACCTCGCGTGCTCGCTGTACGTGCGGGGCAAGCGGGACGCGGGGGCGGGCGCACGTCTGCACGAGACGCTGACCCTGGAGGAGAAGGTCCAGCGGACGGTCACGAACCTCGCCGCCTTCGTCGCGAAGGTGCTGGGGCCGTAA
- a CDS encoding sugar ABC transporter permease, with protein sequence MTATVPAPAARRDLDETAAGKRAFDKKAVVPWLFLAPGLLLALVFKFWPMAKGIWLSFFDVRPFLGDRWIGLDNYTRVLTDHRFQDAIGHTLILGLGQAVGAIVLGFALALLLEGQARSLKILRTAVFLPAVTATAVVGELWRLMYYPTSDGLINSGLHFFGFGTVQFLDNPNIALYSTMAMGIWIWAPYNMVIFLAGLAGVDRSLYEAAAMDGVSLWQRLRYVTLPAIRPALMIVLTLATIRGLRVFTEVYVLTGGGPAGSTDVWMTRAYTLGFTRNDIGGASAASVVLLCVTLLLTVMVNHLRKRGEAR encoded by the coding sequence ATGACCGCTACCGTCCCCGCGCCCGCAGCGCGCCGAGACCTCGACGAGACGGCCGCCGGCAAGCGGGCCTTCGACAAGAAGGCCGTCGTCCCCTGGCTCTTCCTGGCCCCGGGTCTGCTGCTCGCCCTCGTCTTCAAGTTCTGGCCGATGGCCAAGGGCATCTGGCTCAGCTTCTTCGACGTGCGGCCCTTCCTCGGCGACCGGTGGATCGGCCTCGACAACTACACGCGGGTCCTGACCGACCACCGCTTCCAGGACGCGATCGGGCACACCCTGATCCTGGGCCTGGGCCAGGCGGTCGGTGCGATCGTGCTCGGGTTCGCCCTCGCCCTGCTCCTCGAAGGCCAGGCCCGCTCGCTGAAGATCCTGCGCACCGCCGTCTTCCTGCCCGCCGTCACGGCCACCGCGGTCGTCGGCGAGCTGTGGCGGCTGATGTACTACCCGACCTCCGACGGCCTGATCAACAGTGGTCTGCACTTCTTCGGGTTCGGGACCGTGCAGTTCCTCGACAACCCGAACATCGCGCTGTACTCGACGATGGCGATGGGCATCTGGATCTGGGCGCCGTACAACATGGTGATCTTCCTGGCCGGCCTCGCGGGCGTGGACCGCTCGCTGTACGAGGCGGCGGCGATGGACGGCGTCTCGCTGTGGCAGCGGCTGCGGTACGTCACGCTTCCGGCGATCCGCCCGGCGCTGATGATCGTGCTCACGCTCGCCACCATCCGCGGCCTGCGCGTGTTCACCGAGGTCTACGTCCTCACCGGCGGCGGCCCGGCCGGGTCGACGGACGTCTGGATGACCCGCGCCTACACCCTGGGCTTCACCCGCAACGACATCGGCGGCGCCTCGGCGGCCTCGGTCGTGCTGCTGTGCGTGACGCTCCTGCTCACCGTCATGGTCAACCACCTCCGCAAGAGGGGAGAAGCGCGATGA
- a CDS encoding sugar ABC transporter substrate-binding protein, producing MGDRRRRRRLAAAATVAGLMFGTAACGSGSDSAGSSDPNTLEVWTRSNPDSAATYDRVFAAFTRKTGIKIDYQPVINFDQQLQSRASTKDLPDVMINDTALMGSYQSQGLLKPIDPASIAGGDQISDKSWTSTVGVDGKHYGIPYSRQAQTLMIRTDWLKKLGLKAPTTWQEMLSVAKAFATGDPDGDGKADTYGIVAPASAQNGYAAWWGASFLWQGGAQIIKPAGYGTYTPAMDSAAAVGAVTWMKDNLFCGRKGIVQPGAITAVTGTATNFQDGNAGMYMTGPYNITTFDATPGKDKYEVVPAPAGPAGGDVLADGENVYLGARTGKDEQELALAAFLVSPEGQKIAMTSVDGHQPVVRIPVNSTLDAAKVRNDARWSVVQKAYETASQQFPNAPDFAPIKQDTADALNSIFTYCGGDVRSQLKELNDTLAGDLKDQDLLK from the coding sequence ATGGGCGATCGCCGACGACGCCGCCGCCTGGCCGCGGCCGCCACCGTCGCGGGGTTGATGTTCGGAACGGCCGCCTGTGGCTCCGGCTCCGACAGCGCGGGCAGCAGCGATCCGAACACGCTGGAGGTCTGGACCCGGAGCAATCCGGACTCGGCCGCGACCTACGACCGGGTCTTCGCCGCCTTCACCAGGAAGACCGGCATCAAGATCGACTACCAGCCGGTCATCAACTTCGACCAGCAGCTCCAGAGCCGCGCGTCCACCAAGGACCTGCCGGACGTCATGATCAACGACACGGCGCTGATGGGCAGTTACCAGAGCCAGGGCCTGCTCAAGCCGATCGACCCCGCCTCGATCGCGGGCGGCGACCAGATCAGCGACAAGTCCTGGACGTCCACGGTCGGCGTCGACGGGAAGCACTACGGCATCCCGTACTCCCGCCAGGCCCAGACGCTGATGATCCGCACGGACTGGCTGAAGAAGCTCGGCCTGAAGGCGCCGACGACCTGGCAGGAGATGCTCTCCGTCGCCAAGGCGTTCGCCACCGGGGACCCGGACGGCGACGGCAAGGCCGACACCTACGGCATCGTCGCTCCGGCCAGCGCCCAGAACGGCTACGCGGCCTGGTGGGGCGCGAGCTTCCTGTGGCAGGGCGGCGCCCAGATCATCAAGCCGGCCGGCTACGGCACGTACACCCCGGCCATGGACTCGGCCGCAGCGGTGGGCGCCGTGACCTGGATGAAGGACAACCTCTTCTGCGGCAGGAAGGGGATCGTCCAGCCCGGCGCGATCACCGCTGTCACGGGAACCGCCACCAATTTCCAGGACGGCAACGCCGGGATGTACATGACCGGCCCGTACAACATCACGACCTTCGACGCCACGCCCGGCAAGGACAAGTACGAGGTCGTCCCGGCTCCCGCGGGCCCGGCGGGCGGCGATGTGCTGGCCGACGGCGAGAACGTCTACCTCGGCGCCAGGACCGGCAAGGACGAGCAGGAGCTGGCGCTGGCCGCGTTCCTGGTCTCGCCCGAGGGCCAGAAGATCGCGATGACCAGCGTCGACGGCCACCAGCCGGTCGTCCGCATCCCGGTCAACTCGACGCTCGACGCGGCGAAGGTCCGGAACGACGCCCGCTGGAGTGTCGTACAGAAGGCCTACGAGACCGCCTCCCAGCAGTTCCCGAACGCGCCGGACTTCGCGCCGATCAAGCAGGACACCGCCGACGCGCTCAACTCGATCTTCACGTACTGCGGCGGTGACGTCCGCTCGCAGCTCAAGGAACTGAACGACACCCTCGCCGGTGACCTCAAGGACCAGGACCTGCTGAAATGA
- a CDS encoding fructosamine kinase family protein: MYDDGEGPGEAAARLTGRTATEERPMSGALTEVTLDDGRAVMVKRADSPEEARAEAAGLRWLAGAEAVRVPAVHGQDGGLLVTDLVARGRPNREAALDLGRALAGLHLAGAPAFGSAPPGGPRDAYIGRAPMRNVEGADWPEWYAEHRVLPYLRRAVDDGTVTAGEAPVIERLCERLPELAGPAEPPARLHGDLWNGNVLWGADGYAWLIDPAAHGGHRETDLAMLHLFGCPHLDEVLRGYERTAPLADGWADRVGLHQLFPLLVHAVLFGRGYAEQALSTAKAALER, from the coding sequence GTGTACGACGACGGGGAAGGCCCTGGTGAGGCGGCGGCGCGGCTCACCGGCCGGACGGCGACCGAGGAGCGCCCCATGTCCGGCGCGCTGACCGAGGTCACCCTCGACGACGGGCGGGCGGTGATGGTCAAGCGGGCCGACTCACCGGAGGAGGCGAGGGCGGAGGCGGCGGGCCTGCGCTGGCTGGCCGGGGCCGAAGCGGTCCGGGTGCCGGCCGTGCACGGCCAGGACGGAGGCCTGCTGGTGACCGACCTCGTCGCGCGCGGGCGGCCGAACCGGGAGGCGGCACTCGATCTGGGCCGGGCGCTGGCCGGGCTGCACCTCGCCGGGGCACCCGCCTTCGGCTCGGCGCCGCCCGGCGGGCCACGGGACGCGTACATCGGGCGCGCACCGATGCGGAACGTCGAGGGCGCCGACTGGCCCGAGTGGTACGCCGAGCACCGGGTGCTGCCGTATCTGCGGCGCGCGGTCGACGACGGCACGGTCACCGCGGGGGAGGCGCCGGTGATCGAACGGCTCTGCGAGCGGCTGCCCGAGCTCGCGGGTCCCGCCGAACCTCCGGCCCGGCTGCACGGCGACCTCTGGAACGGCAACGTCCTCTGGGGCGCCGACGGCTACGCCTGGCTGATCGACCCGGCCGCGCACGGCGGCCACCGCGAGACCGACCTCGCGATGCTCCACCTGTTCGGCTGCCCGCACCTGGACGAGGTGCTGCGCGGCTACGAGCGGACGGCACCGCTCGCCGACGGCTGGGCCGACCGCGTCGGACTCCACCAGCTCTTCCCGCTGCTGGTGCACGCCGTGCTCTTCGGACGCGGCTACGCGGAGCAGGCGCTCAGCACGGCGAAGGCGGCCCTGGAACGGTGA
- a CDS encoding TetR/AcrR family transcriptional regulator, translating to MARVGLTTERLVRAGAELADEVGFGHVTVSELARRFDVKVASLYSHVKNSQDLRTRITLFALEELADLSADAVAGRAGKDALTAFADVYRDYAHAHPGRAEAARTRLDPETAGASAGVRHAQMMRAILRGYDLSEDDQTHAVRLLGSTFHGYASLEGAGGFSHSSPDSEESWRRILDALDALLRNWPTR from the coding sequence ATGGCACGGGTAGGACTGACGACGGAACGACTGGTCCGGGCGGGCGCGGAGCTGGCCGACGAGGTGGGCTTCGGGCACGTGACGGTCTCGGAGCTGGCCCGGCGCTTCGACGTGAAGGTCGCGAGCCTGTACTCGCATGTCAAGAACTCCCAGGACCTCAGGACCCGGATCACCCTGTTCGCCCTGGAGGAGCTCGCCGACCTCTCCGCCGACGCGGTGGCCGGGCGGGCCGGCAAGGACGCGCTGACCGCGTTCGCCGACGTCTACCGCGACTACGCCCACGCACACCCCGGCCGCGCCGAGGCCGCCCGGACCCGCCTCGACCCCGAGACGGCGGGCGCCAGTGCGGGCGTACGGCACGCCCAGATGATGCGGGCGATCCTGCGCGGCTACGACCTGTCCGAAGACGACCAGACCCATGCCGTACGGCTGCTGGGCAGCACCTTCCACGGATACGCGAGCCTGGAGGGGGCAGGCGGGTTCAGCCACAGCTCCCCCGACTCCGAGGAGTCCTGGAGACGGATCCTGGACGCCCTCGACGCGCTGTTGCGCAACTGGCCCACCCGCTGA